A portion of the Streptomyces platensis genome contains these proteins:
- a CDS encoding SURF1 family protein: MYRFLLSRQWVILTLVGLVLIPVMIKLGYWQLHRHQHKVAQNALIARSLADDPVPVTTLTAPGRELPRRDMWRTVTATGTFDTAHEVVVRQRTAADEQSIGYYVVTPLVLGNGRGVLINRGWVSAGNDLTKFPDVPAAPRGKVTVTGRMMADETTAASGIKDTKGLPARQVMLINSSEQAKRTGRPMLGGYIEQTLPKPAGNTPEPVPEPDHDSIGPHMAYAIQWWLFAAAVPVGWIVLVRRERRDRAAAVKEAQEAREAGATAGDGGRTAEPAGSGETETAGDEAAAAPANP, encoded by the coding sequence GTGTACCGCTTCCTGTTGTCCCGGCAGTGGGTGATCCTCACCCTCGTGGGTCTTGTGCTGATCCCCGTCATGATCAAGCTGGGCTACTGGCAGCTCCACCGCCATCAGCACAAGGTGGCGCAGAACGCGCTGATCGCGCGCAGCCTCGCCGACGACCCGGTTCCGGTCACCACGCTGACCGCCCCCGGCCGGGAGCTGCCGCGGCGCGACATGTGGCGCACGGTCACCGCCACCGGCACCTTTGACACCGCCCACGAGGTCGTGGTCCGCCAGCGCACCGCCGCCGACGAGCAGAGCATCGGCTATTACGTGGTGACCCCGCTGGTCCTCGGCAACGGCCGGGGCGTGCTCATCAACCGCGGCTGGGTCTCGGCCGGCAACGACCTCACCAAGTTCCCGGACGTCCCGGCCGCCCCCCGTGGCAAGGTCACCGTCACCGGCCGGATGATGGCCGACGAGACCACCGCCGCCAGCGGCATCAAGGACACCAAGGGCCTGCCGGCCCGCCAGGTCATGCTGATCAACAGCTCGGAGCAGGCGAAGCGGACCGGCCGGCCGATGCTCGGCGGCTATATCGAGCAGACCCTGCCCAAGCCGGCCGGCAACACCCCGGAGCCGGTCCCCGAGCCGGACCACGACTCCATCGGCCCGCACATGGCCTACGCCATCCAGTGGTGGCTGTTCGCCGCCGCGGTGCCGGTCGGCTGGATCGTCCTCGTACGCCGCGAGCGCCGCGACCGGGCGGCCGCGGTCAAGGAGGCCCAAGAGGCCCGGGAGGCCGGGGCCACCGCGGGCGACGGCGGGCGGACCGCGGAACCGGCCGGTTCCGGGGAGACCGAGACAGCCGGCGACGAGGCGGCGGCGGCCCCGGCCAACCCGTAA
- a CDS encoding glycoside hydrolase family 15 protein, with amino-acid sequence MHPRIEDYALIGDLQTAALVGRDGSIDWLCLPRFDSGACFAALLGGKDNGHWGLAPCSPDARAQRSYRGDSLILDTVWETPTGSVRVTDFMPQRDRAPDVVRIIEGLSGSVEMRGVLRLRFDYGRVVPWVRATEGCRVAIAGPDSVWLRTPAESTTYGKDFSTRSDFTVAAGQRTAFVLTWHPSHEPRPTQIEPFTALQDTLDDWHGWSARCRYKGPYREAVMRSLITLKALTYAPTGGIVAAPTTSLPEELGGVRNWDYRYCWLRDASLTLNSLLSAGYLEEAGAWRDWLLRAVAGAPDDLQIMYGLAGERRLPEAELPWLTGYCDSAPVRIGNAAVEQRQLDVYGEVLDSFHIARSAGLPAEQHAWSIQRSLVDYLESTWRDPDEGLWEIRGPRRHFVHSKVMAWVAADRAVRAIEAYPKFGGEVDRWRAMRDEVRREVCERGYDADRGTFTQFYGSRELDAATLLIPRVGFLPGDDPRVLSTIDTVRRELTHDGLVRRYSTEGIAVDGLPGGEGTFLVCSFWLADALRLSGRRAEAQEMFERLLGLRNDVGLLSEEYDPAARRQLGNFPQAFSHIGLVGTAFGLQDGARAH; translated from the coding sequence GTGCACCCACGTATCGAGGACTACGCGCTCATCGGCGATCTTCAGACCGCCGCACTCGTCGGCCGCGACGGGTCCATCGACTGGCTGTGCCTGCCGCGCTTCGACTCCGGCGCCTGCTTCGCCGCCCTCCTCGGCGGCAAGGACAACGGCCACTGGGGGCTCGCCCCCTGCTCCCCCGATGCCCGCGCCCAGCGCTCCTACCGCGGCGACTCGCTGATCCTCGACACCGTCTGGGAGACCCCCACGGGCAGTGTCCGGGTCACCGACTTCATGCCGCAGCGGGACCGGGCGCCCGACGTCGTACGGATCATCGAGGGTCTCAGCGGCAGCGTAGAGATGCGCGGGGTGCTGCGGCTGCGGTTCGACTACGGGCGGGTGGTGCCCTGGGTGCGCGCCACCGAGGGCTGCCGGGTGGCCATCGCCGGGCCGGACTCGGTATGGCTGCGCACCCCGGCCGAAAGCACCACCTACGGCAAGGACTTCAGCACCCGCTCGGACTTCACCGTCGCCGCGGGGCAGCGCACGGCGTTCGTGCTGACCTGGCACCCCTCGCACGAGCCCCGGCCGACCCAGATCGAACCGTTCACGGCGCTCCAGGACACCCTGGACGACTGGCACGGCTGGTCCGCGCGCTGCCGCTACAAAGGGCCGTACCGCGAGGCCGTGATGCGCTCGCTGATCACCCTCAAGGCCCTCACCTACGCGCCCACCGGCGGCATCGTGGCGGCCCCCACCACCTCACTGCCCGAGGAGCTGGGCGGCGTACGCAACTGGGACTACCGCTACTGCTGGCTGCGCGACGCCAGCCTCACCCTGAACTCCCTGCTCTCCGCCGGATATCTGGAGGAGGCCGGCGCCTGGCGGGACTGGCTGCTGCGCGCGGTGGCCGGCGCCCCCGACGACCTTCAGATCATGTACGGGCTGGCCGGTGAGCGGCGGCTGCCGGAGGCCGAGCTGCCGTGGCTGACCGGGTACTGCGACTCCGCGCCCGTACGCATCGGCAACGCCGCCGTCGAACAGCGTCAGCTCGATGTCTACGGCGAGGTCCTCGACTCCTTCCACATCGCCCGCTCGGCCGGACTGCCGGCCGAGCAGCACGCCTGGAGCATCCAGCGGTCGCTGGTGGACTACCTGGAGTCCACCTGGCGCGACCCCGACGAAGGGCTGTGGGAGATCCGCGGGCCGCGCCGGCACTTCGTGCACTCCAAGGTCATGGCCTGGGTCGCGGCCGACCGGGCGGTGCGGGCGATCGAGGCGTATCCGAAGTTCGGCGGGGAGGTCGACCGCTGGCGGGCGATGCGCGACGAGGTCCGCCGCGAGGTGTGCGAGCGCGGCTACGACGCCGACCGCGGCACCTTCACCCAGTTCTACGGCTCCCGGGAACTGGACGCCGCGACCCTGCTGATCCCCCGTGTCGGCTTTCTGCCGGGGGACGATCCGCGGGTCCTCAGCACCATCGACACGGTGCGCCGGGAGCTGACGCACGACGGTCTGGTACGCCGTTACAGCACCGAGGGCATCGCGGTCGACGGGCTGCCGGGCGGCGAGGGCACCTTCCTGGTCTGCTCGTTCTGGCTCGCCGACGCGCTCCGGCTGAGCGGCCGGCGGGCCGAGGCGCAGGAGATGTTCGAACGGCTGCTGGGGCTGCGCAACGACGTGGGGCTGCTGTCGGAGGAGTACGACCCGGCCGCCCGGCGCCAGCTGGGCAACTTCCCGCAGGCCTTCAGCCATATCGGCCTGGTGGGGACCGCCTTCGGCCTCCAGGACGGGGCACGGGCACACTAG
- a CDS encoding SDR family oxidoreductase — protein sequence MDLGLTDRTYLVTGATRGLGFATARELVADGAQVVLTGRTEESAAAAAASLGERALGIAADNADPETPGRLIAAARERFGRLDGVLISVGGPAPGTTADNTDAQWQSAFESVFLGAVRLARAAAAELPEGGVIAFVLSGSVYEPIGGLTISNGLRPGLAGFAKSLANELGPRGIRVLGVLPGRIATDRMTQLDARSGDPEGSRARNCAAIPLGRYGRPEEFGRAAAFLLSPAASYINGVMVPVDGGARHGF from the coding sequence ATGGATCTTGGACTCACCGACCGGACGTACCTCGTCACCGGGGCGACCCGTGGCCTCGGCTTCGCCACCGCCCGTGAACTGGTCGCCGACGGCGCCCAGGTCGTGCTCACCGGACGCACCGAGGAGAGCGCGGCCGCGGCGGCCGCCTCGCTCGGCGAGCGGGCCCTGGGCATCGCGGCCGACAACGCCGACCCGGAGACCCCCGGCCGTCTGATCGCGGCGGCCCGGGAACGCTTCGGGCGGCTGGACGGAGTGCTCATCAGCGTGGGCGGCCCGGCGCCCGGCACCACCGCCGACAACACCGACGCACAGTGGCAGTCGGCCTTCGAGTCGGTCTTCCTCGGCGCGGTACGGCTGGCCCGTGCGGCCGCCGCCGAGCTGCCCGAGGGCGGGGTGATCGCCTTCGTGCTGTCCGGCTCGGTGTACGAGCCGATCGGCGGACTGACCATCTCCAACGGACTCCGCCCCGGTCTCGCCGGTTTCGCCAAGTCGCTCGCCAACGAGCTGGGGCCGCGCGGCATCCGCGTACTCGGCGTCCTGCCGGGCCGGATCGCCACCGACCGGATGACCCAGCTCGACGCGCGCTCCGGCGACCCGGAGGGGTCCCGCGCCCGCAACTGCGCCGCGATCCCGCTGGGCCGCTACGGCCGGCCGGAGGAGTTCGGCCGGGCCGCGGCCTTCCTGCTGTCGCCGGCCGCGTCGTACATCAACGGGGTGATGGTGCCGGTGGACGGCGGGGCCCGGCACGGGTTCTGA
- the amaP gene encoding alkaline shock response membrane anchor protein AmaP → MRAGRGRVNRVLLGLIGVVLFGVGGLVLLGGLDLPAKWQLGLPAGWPWSRPDQVLLPARQRTRWTDQGWWWPVVIAALAVFLLLVLWWLLTQLRRHRLTEILVDSGDGEGAQLRGRALEAALTAESEALDGVDGAGVLLTGRRGEPHVRAVLALAPHADPGTVVRRLSDEAMAHARRSAGLDRLPAEVRLRAVKHRPERVS, encoded by the coding sequence ATGCGCGCAGGCCGCGGAAGGGTCAACCGGGTACTGCTCGGTCTGATCGGTGTGGTGCTGTTCGGAGTGGGCGGCCTGGTGCTGCTCGGCGGCCTCGATCTGCCCGCGAAATGGCAGCTCGGACTGCCCGCCGGCTGGCCCTGGTCCCGCCCCGACCAGGTGCTGCTCCCCGCACGGCAGCGCACCCGCTGGACGGACCAGGGCTGGTGGTGGCCCGTCGTCATCGCCGCGCTCGCCGTCTTCCTGCTGCTGGTGCTGTGGTGGCTGCTGACCCAGCTCCGGCGGCACCGGCTGACCGAGATCCTCGTCGACAGCGGCGACGGCGAGGGCGCCCAGCTGCGCGGCCGGGCCCTGGAGGCCGCCCTGACGGCCGAATCGGAGGCACTGGACGGTGTCGACGGGGCCGGTGTGCTGCTGACCGGCCGCCGGGGCGAACCGCATGTGCGAGCCGTGCTGGCGCTCGCCCCGCACGCCGACCCGGGGACCGTCGTCCGGCGGCTGTCGGACGAGGCGATGGCGCATGCCCGCCGCTCGGCCGGGCTGGACCGGCTGCCGGCCGAGGTCCGGCTGCGCGCGGTCAAGCACCGGCCCGAGCGGGTCAGTTAG
- a CDS encoding DUF6286 domain-containing protein, with the protein MSDEDAERSDTRRLPTLDKTPDGAEKTDGADGAAPAGADAPATGTADHHRVRRFRSARRVPAALVALVLLAAAGLLLYDVAAVRANRPAMTWRRWLARELGTRHLDNPWVLGAAALAVVLGIWLVVSAVTPGLRQVLPMRPAAPDTRAGLDRAAAALVLRDRAMEVAGVQSVRVAVSRRKAKTHAVSHFRELDEVRADLDTSLGEGLRQLGLAHELRLTVDVRRPKKR; encoded by the coding sequence ATGAGCGACGAGGACGCGGAGCGGTCCGACACCCGGCGGCTGCCCACGCTCGACAAGACGCCGGACGGGGCAGAGAAGACGGACGGGGCGGACGGGGCGGCACCGGCCGGCGCGGACGCCCCGGCCACGGGGACCGCCGACCACCACCGGGTCCGGCGCTTCCGGTCGGCCCGCCGGGTGCCGGCCGCCCTGGTGGCACTGGTGCTGCTGGCCGCCGCGGGCCTGTTGCTCTACGACGTGGCCGCGGTGCGCGCCAACCGTCCCGCGATGACCTGGCGCCGGTGGCTGGCCCGCGAACTGGGCACCCGTCACCTCGACAACCCCTGGGTCCTGGGCGCCGCCGCGCTGGCCGTGGTGCTCGGCATCTGGCTGGTCGTCTCGGCCGTCACGCCCGGACTGCGCCAGGTGCTGCCGATGCGGCCGGCGGCACCGGACACCCGCGCCGGGCTGGACCGTGCGGCCGCCGCGCTGGTGCTGCGCGACCGGGCCATGGAGGTCGCCGGCGTGCAGTCCGTACGGGTGGCCGTCAGCCGCCGCAAGGCCAAGACGCACGCCGTCTCGCACTTCCGCGAACTGGACGAGGTCCGCGCCGACCTCGATACCTCGCTCGGCGAGGGGCTGCGGCAGCTGGGCCTGGCGCACGAGCTCCGTTTGACCGTGGACGTCCGGCGCCCGAAGAAGAGGTGA
- a CDS encoding Asp23/Gls24 family envelope stress response protein, translating to MSESQQHAEAPRTPAKRGGGDPATRGRTTIADGVVEKIAGLAARDVIGVHAMGSGLARTLGAVRDRVPGGGRSATATRGVKAEVGEVQTALDLEIVVDYGVAIADVARSVRENVITAVERMTGLEVVEVNIAVSDVKLPDEADEEEESEPRLH from the coding sequence ATGAGCGAGAGCCAGCAGCACGCAGAGGCGCCCAGGACGCCCGCCAAACGGGGCGGCGGCGACCCCGCGACCCGGGGGCGGACCACCATCGCCGACGGTGTCGTGGAGAAGATCGCCGGCCTGGCGGCCCGGGACGTCATCGGCGTGCATGCCATGGGCAGCGGCCTCGCCCGTACGCTCGGCGCCGTGCGGGACCGGGTGCCCGGCGGCGGCAGGTCCGCGACCGCGACCCGGGGTGTCAAGGCCGAGGTCGGCGAGGTGCAGACCGCGCTGGACCTGGAGATCGTGGTCGACTACGGCGTCGCCATCGCCGATGTCGCACGGTCGGTCCGGGAGAACGTCATCACTGCCGTGGAGCGGATGACGGGCCTGGAGGTCGTCGAGGTCAATATCGCGGTCAGCGACGTCAAGCTGCCCGATGAAGCAGACGAAGAAGAGGAATCGGAGCCACGGCTCCACTAG
- a CDS encoding enoyl-CoA hydratase/isomerase family protein: protein MTLLDKDGVRLTVDDAIATVTLANAAKRNAQSPAMWRALAEAGSLLPGNVRIAVLRGEGKSFSAGLDRQAFTPEGFDGEPSFIDLARGTDEALDATIAEYQEAFTWWRRTDLVSIAAVQGHAIGAGFQLALACDLRVVAPDVQFAMRETSLGLVPDLTGTHPLVGLVGYARALEICATGRFVHAEEAERIGLANLVVPGDQLDATVADLAAALTAAPRDAVIETKALLAGAAGRTYEEQRRAERAAQARRLRDLAGVGE, encoded by the coding sequence ATGACTCTGCTCGACAAGGACGGTGTGCGACTCACCGTGGACGATGCCATCGCCACGGTGACCCTCGCCAACGCGGCCAAGCGCAACGCGCAGTCGCCGGCCATGTGGCGGGCGCTTGCCGAAGCGGGGTCGCTGCTGCCGGGAAACGTACGGATCGCGGTGCTGCGCGGTGAGGGCAAGTCCTTCTCCGCGGGCCTCGACCGTCAGGCGTTCACGCCCGAAGGCTTCGACGGCGAGCCGTCGTTCATCGATCTGGCGCGCGGCACGGACGAGGCACTGGACGCCACGATCGCCGAGTACCAGGAAGCGTTCACCTGGTGGCGGCGCACGGATCTGGTGTCCATCGCCGCCGTGCAGGGGCATGCCATCGGTGCCGGCTTCCAGCTGGCGCTCGCCTGCGATCTGCGGGTGGTCGCGCCGGACGTACAGTTCGCCATGCGCGAGACCAGCCTCGGGCTCGTACCGGACCTGACCGGTACCCACCCCCTGGTCGGGCTGGTGGGCTACGCCCGCGCGCTGGAGATCTGCGCCACCGGGCGCTTTGTGCACGCGGAGGAGGCCGAGCGGATCGGCCTCGCCAACCTCGTGGTGCCCGGCGACCAACTTGATGCCACCGTGGCCGACTTGGCGGCCGCGCTCACCGCCGCGCCGCGCGATGCCGTCATCGAGACCAAGGCCCTGCTGGCCGGTGCCGCGGGCCGTACGTACGAGGAGCAGCGCCGCGCCGAGCGGGCCGCCCAGGCGCGCCGGCTGCGCGACCTCGCGGGCGTGGGGGAGTAG
- a CDS encoding helix-turn-helix domain-containing protein, whose amino-acid sequence MAETLKKGSRVTGAAREKLAADLKKKYDSGASIRALAEETGRSYGFVHRMLSESGVVLRGRGGATRGKKAASA is encoded by the coding sequence GTGGCCGAGACTCTGAAGAAGGGCAGCCGGGTAACCGGCGCCGCGCGCGAGAAGCTCGCGGCAGACCTGAAGAAGAAGTACGACTCCGGTGCGAGCATCCGGGCGCTGGCCGAGGAAACCGGCCGCTCCTACGGATTCGTGCACCGGATGCTCAGCGAATCCGGTGTGGTCCTGCGCGGTCGCGGCGGAGCCACGAGGGGCAAGAAGGCCGCATCGGCCTGA
- the abc-f gene encoding ribosomal protection-like ABC-F family protein: MITASGLELRAGARILIESASFRIAKGDRIGLVGRNGAGKTTLTKVLAGEGMPAAGTVTRSGDVGYLPQDPRTGDLDVLARDRILSARDLDSVLRKMRENEDRMANGKGATREKAMKKYERLETEFLTKGGYAAEAEAATIAASLGLPDRILGQPLHTLSGGQRRRVELARILFSDSDTLLLDEPTNHLDADSIVWLRDYLKTYRGGFIVISHDVDLVETVVNKVFYLDANRSEIDIYNMGWKLYQQQREADEKRRKRERANAEKKAAQLNSQADKMRAKATKTVAAQNMAKRADKLLAGLDAKRVSDKVAKLRFPDPAPCGKTPLTAEGLSKSYGSLEIFTDVDLAIDKGSRVVILGLNGAGKTTLLRLLAGVETPDTGEVRPGHGLKLGYYAQEHETLDPDRTVLENMRSAAPDMDLVAIRKTLGSFLFSGDDVDKPAGVLSGGEKTRLALATLVVSSANVLLLDEPTNNLDPASREEILGALHTFTGAVVLVSHDEGAVDALEPERIILLPDGVEDLWGQDYADLVALA; encoded by the coding sequence GTGATCACCGCCTCTGGCCTTGAGCTGCGCGCCGGCGCCCGCATTCTGATCGAGTCCGCTTCCTTCCGTATCGCCAAGGGCGACCGCATCGGCCTGGTCGGCCGTAACGGCGCCGGCAAGACCACCCTGACCAAGGTGCTGGCGGGCGAGGGCATGCCCGCCGCCGGCACGGTCACCCGCTCCGGCGATGTCGGCTACCTTCCGCAGGACCCGCGCACCGGCGACCTGGACGTGCTCGCCCGCGACCGCATCCTGTCCGCCCGTGATCTGGACTCCGTGCTCCGCAAGATGCGCGAGAACGAGGACCGGATGGCCAACGGCAAGGGCGCCACCCGCGAAAAGGCGATGAAGAAGTACGAGCGCCTGGAGACGGAGTTCCTGACCAAGGGCGGGTACGCCGCGGAGGCGGAGGCCGCGACCATCGCCGCCAGCCTCGGGCTGCCCGACCGCATCCTCGGCCAGCCGCTGCACACGCTCTCCGGCGGTCAGCGCCGCCGCGTCGAGCTGGCCCGGATCCTGTTCTCGGACTCCGACACCCTGCTGCTCGACGAGCCGACCAACCACCTCGACGCCGACTCGATCGTCTGGCTGCGCGACTACCTCAAGACCTACCGCGGCGGCTTCATCGTGATCTCCCACGATGTCGACCTGGTCGAGACCGTCGTGAACAAGGTCTTCTACCTCGACGCCAACCGCTCCGAGATCGACATCTACAACATGGGCTGGAAGCTCTACCAGCAGCAGCGCGAGGCCGACGAGAAGCGCCGCAAGCGCGAGCGCGCCAACGCCGAGAAGAAGGCCGCGCAGCTGAACTCGCAGGCCGACAAGATGCGGGCCAAGGCCACCAAGACGGTCGCCGCGCAGAACATGGCCAAGCGTGCCGACAAGCTGCTGGCCGGGCTGGACGCCAAGCGAGTCTCCGACAAGGTCGCCAAGCTGCGCTTCCCGGACCCGGCGCCGTGCGGCAAGACCCCGCTCACCGCCGAGGGCCTGTCGAAGTCCTACGGCTCGCTGGAGATCTTCACCGACGTCGACCTGGCCATCGACAAGGGCTCCCGGGTCGTCATCCTCGGCCTGAACGGTGCGGGCAAGACCACCCTGCTGCGGCTGCTGGCCGGCGTCGAGACCCCGGACACCGGCGAGGTCCGCCCTGGTCATGGCCTCAAGCTCGGCTACTACGCCCAGGAGCACGAGACCCTGGACCCGGACCGCACGGTCCTGGAGAACATGCGCTCGGCCGCCCCGGACATGGACCTGGTCGCCATCCGTAAGACGCTGGGATCCTTCCTCTTCTCCGGCGACGACGTCGACAAGCCCGCCGGGGTGCTCTCCGGCGGCGAGAAGACCCGGCTCGCCCTGGCGACGCTGGTCGTCTCCTCCGCCAATGTGCTGCTCCTCGACGAGCCCACCAACAACCTCGACCCGGCCAGCCGCGAGGAGATCCTCGGCGCGCTGCACACCTTCACGGGCGCGGTGGTCCTGGTGTCGCACGACGAGGGCGCGGTGGACGCACTGGAGCCGGAGCGCATCATCCTGCTGCCCGACGGCGTCGAGGACCTGTGGGGCCAGGACTACGCGGATCTGGTCGCGCTGGCCTGA
- a CDS encoding alpha/beta hydrolase, with protein MRLGTAAAVAAITVIGAGAAAVAVGRYASDIALKPSPDQPFPGDSRLTVHSATEERIALTRSLASLRPGTYGLTGSGCHAVLGDVVHGVPHPADAVVRRLVRVTHGTLGPGNRMRLTPQVHLGNPRDALGLDCADVDIPGELGSLPAWFVPGVRDTWVITAHGLGTTREHPMVVMPFLHRHRLPVLDLSYRNDLGAPRTVDGVNHLGDTEWRDLDAAIRYALRYGARNVVLHGWSTGATMALRAATHSALRDRISGLVLDSPVLDRNATVRALAGARRIPRALLPLVVRAAEGSTGVPLGHPADAVDPDELEIPTLLFHGPDDVIAPWTASRSFAARRADLVTLQPVPHAPHAAMWNADPSGYEEALRRFLTPLM; from the coding sequence GTGCGCCTGGGTACTGCGGCGGCCGTGGCCGCCATCACCGTGATAGGTGCCGGGGCGGCCGCCGTGGCGGTCGGCCGGTACGCCAGTGACATTGCCCTGAAACCATCGCCGGACCAGCCCTTCCCGGGCGACTCCCGCCTCACCGTGCACTCCGCCACCGAGGAGCGCATCGCCCTCACCCGCAGCCTGGCGTCCCTGCGCCCCGGCACATACGGGCTCACCGGCTCCGGCTGCCATGCGGTGCTCGGCGATGTCGTCCACGGCGTCCCGCACCCCGCCGACGCGGTCGTCCGCCGCCTGGTACGGGTCACCCACGGCACCCTCGGGCCGGGCAACCGGATGCGGCTCACCCCCCAGGTGCACCTCGGCAACCCCCGGGACGCGCTCGGCCTGGACTGCGCCGACGTCGACATCCCCGGCGAACTCGGCTCCCTCCCGGCATGGTTCGTCCCCGGCGTCCGCGACACCTGGGTCATCACCGCACACGGCCTGGGCACCACCCGCGAACACCCCATGGTGGTCATGCCGTTCCTGCACCGCCACCGGCTGCCGGTCCTCGACCTGTCCTACCGCAACGACCTCGGCGCCCCGCGCACCGTCGACGGCGTCAACCACCTCGGCGACACCGAGTGGCGCGACCTGGACGCGGCGATCCGCTACGCCCTGCGCTACGGCGCCCGGAACGTCGTCCTCCACGGCTGGTCCACCGGCGCGACCATGGCCCTGCGCGCCGCCACCCACTCCGCGCTCCGCGACCGGATCAGCGGCCTGGTCCTGGACTCCCCGGTCCTCGACCGGAACGCCACGGTCCGCGCGCTGGCCGGCGCCCGGCGGATCCCGCGCGCCCTGCTGCCGCTGGTGGTACGCGCCGCAGAGGGCAGCACCGGAGTGCCCCTCGGCCATCCCGCCGACGCCGTCGACCCGGACGAGCTGGAGATTCCCACGCTGCTCTTCCACGGGCCCGACGACGTGATCGCCCCCTGGACCGCGTCCCGCTCCTTCGCCGCCCGCCGGGCCGACCTGGTCACGCTTCAGCCGGTCCCGCACGCCCCGCACGCCGCGATGTGGAACGCCGACCCCTCGGGCTACGAAGAAGCGCTGCGGCGCTTCCTCACGCCGCTCATGTAG
- a CDS encoding class II aldolase/adducin family protein — translation MKDHPADLAAAWSELVATARRTVTDGLVVGTSGNVSRRIRDLVLVTPSGVPYDRLGPGDTTAVDLEGRQIIGALRPTSELPMHLTVYRTTTATAVVHTHAPYATAVSTLVPELPPVHYMAAALGGPVRVAPYALYGSDELAANIGEALRDRTGCLLENHGTITYGDSLDQALDRTAQLEWMCRVWLAASSVPGRTPNLLSAGQLDAAAGRLRGYGQQDRDQG, via the coding sequence ATGAAGGACCACCCCGCCGACCTCGCCGCCGCCTGGAGCGAGCTGGTCGCCACCGCCCGCCGAACGGTCACCGACGGCCTGGTCGTCGGCACCTCGGGCAATGTCTCGCGCCGCATCAGGGACCTGGTCCTGGTCACCCCCAGCGGCGTCCCCTACGACCGGCTCGGCCCCGGCGACACCACCGCGGTCGACCTCGAAGGCCGCCAGATCATCGGCGCGCTCCGGCCGACCAGCGAACTCCCGATGCATCTGACGGTCTACCGCACCACCACGGCCACCGCCGTCGTCCACACCCACGCCCCGTACGCCACCGCCGTCTCCACCCTCGTCCCCGAACTCCCGCCGGTCCACTACATGGCCGCGGCGCTCGGCGGCCCCGTCCGTGTCGCCCCCTACGCCCTGTACGGCAGCGACGAGCTCGCCGCGAACATAGGCGAGGCGCTCCGCGACCGCACCGGCTGTCTGCTGGAGAACCACGGCACGATCACCTACGGCGACAGCCTCGACCAGGCGCTGGACCGCACCGCCCAGCTGGAATGGATGTGCCGGGTGTGGCTCGCCGCGAGCTCCGTACCGGGCCGTACGCCGAACCTGCTGTCCGCCGGGCAGCTCGACGCGGCCGCCGGCCGGCTGCGCGGCTACGGCCAGCAGGACCGCGACCAGGGCTGA